In a single window of the Drosophila miranda strain MSH22 chromosome XL, D.miranda_PacBio2.1, whole genome shotgun sequence genome:
- the LOC108164599 gene encoding putative GPI-anchor transamidase has translation MNLKLVSIVYIFCICGISCTESNEDTSILPEGFVDATQRSTHTNNWAVLVDASRFWFNYRHVANVLSIYRSVKRLGIPDSQIILMIADDMACNARNPRPGQVYNNANQHINVYGDDVEVDYRGYEVTVENFVRLLTGRTQNGTARSKKLLSDAGSNVLIYLTGHGGDGFLKFQDSEEITSQELADGIQQMWEKKRYNELFFMVDTCQAASLYEKFNSPNVLAVASSLVGQDSLSHHVDPSIGVYMIDRYTYYALEFLEKVQPFSTRTIGDFLQVCPKRVCISTVGVRKDLYRRDPHKVPITDFFGAIRPTRVSTDRINVTLANESDFIADPDEISATKRPFKIIMEPQFPSEFFK, from the exons ATGAATCTTAAACTGGTGTCTATTGTTTATATATTCTGCATCTGCGGTATTAGCTGCACTGAAAGCAATGAAGACACTTCCATCCTGCCAGAAGGCTTTGTGGATGCCACGCAGAGATCGACGCACACTAATAACTGGGCAGTGCTGGTGGATGCGTCCCGGTTCTGGTTCAATTATCGGCATGTAGCCAACGTCCTGTCCATCTATCGGTCTGTGAAGCGCCTCGGCATTCCCGACTCGCAGATCATCCTAATGATAGCAGACGATATGGCCTGCAACGCCCGCAATCCGCGTCCCGGCCAGGTCTATAACAACGCCAACCAGCATATCAACGTCTACGGCGACGACGTGGAGGTAGACTATCGCGGCTACGAGGTGACCGTGGAGAACTTTGTCCGCCTCCTCACTGGGCGCACCCAGAACGGTACGGCGCGCTCTAAGAAGCTGCTCTCCGATGCCGGCAGCAATGTTCTCATCTACCTCACGGGACATGGCGGCGATGGTTTCCTGAAGTTCCAGGACTCGGAGGAGATAACCAGCCAGGAGTTGGCCGACGGCATCCAGCAGATGTGGGAGAAGAAACG CTACAATGAGCTCTTCTTCATGGTGGACACTTGCCAGGCGGCCTCGTTATACGAGAAGTTCAATTCGCCCAATGTCCTGGCTGTGGCCAGCAGCCTGGTGGGGCAGGATTCGCTCTCG CATCATGTGGATCCTTCGATTGGTGTGTACATGATCGACCGCTATACCTACTATGCCCTGGAGTTCCTGGAGAAGGTACAGCCGTTCAGCACGCGCACCATTGGCGATTTC CTGCAAGTGTGCCCCAAGCGTGTCTGCATCTCAACTGTTGGCGTGCGCAAGGACCTCTACCGCCGCGATCCCCATAAAGTGCCCATAACGGACTTCTTTGGCGCCATCCGGCCCACACGCGTCTCCACGGACCGCATCAATGTGACGCTGGCCAACGAGAG TGATTTTATTGCCGATCCGGACGAGATTTCTGCGACCAAGAGGCCGTTCAAGATCATAATGGAGCCCCAGTTTCCGTCCGAATTTTTCAAATAA